The Parus major isolate Abel chromosome 4, Parus_major1.1, whole genome shotgun sequence genome has a window encoding:
- the MOB1B gene encoding MOB kinase activator 1B yields the protein MSFLFGSRSSKTFKPKKNIPEGSHQYELLKHAEATLGSGNLRMAVMLPEGEDLNEWVAVNTVDFFNQINMLYGTITDFCTEESCPVMSAGPKYEYHWADGTNIKKPIKCSAPKYIDYLMTWVQDQLDDETLFPSKIGVPFPKNFMSVAKTILKRLFRVYAHIYHQHFDPVIQLQEEAHLNTSFKHFIFFVQEFNLIDRRELAPLQELIEKLTSKDR from the exons ATGAGCTTCTTGTT tgGTAGTCGCTCTTCCAAAACCTTCAAACCAAAGAAGAATATTCCCGAGGGGTCTCACCAGTACGAGCTGCTAAAACATGCCGAGGCCACGCTGGGAAGCGGCAACCTCCGGATGGCTGTGATGCTTCCAGAGGGGGAAGACTTGAATGAGTGGGTTGCAGTGAACA cTGTGGACTTCTTCAACCAGATCAACATGCTCTATGGAACCATCACGGACTTCTGCACGGAGGAGAGCTGCCCCGTCATGTCTGCTGGCCCAAA GTACGAGTACCACTGGGCAGATGGCACCAACATCAAGAAACCCATCAAGTGCTCTGCTCCCAAGTACATCGATTACCTGATGACCTGGGTCCAGGACCAGCTGGATGATGAAACGCTGTTTCCTTCAAAAATAG GTGTACCATTCCCAAAGAACTTCATGTCAGTGGCCAAGACAATTCTCAAGCGTCTCTTCAGAGTTTACGCTCACATCTACCACCAGCACTTTGACCCCGTgatccagctgcaggaagaggcaCACCTTAACACTTCTTTCAAGCACTTTATCTTTTTTGTTCAG GAATTCAACCTTATTGATAGAAGAGAACTTGCACCACTTCAAGAACTGATTGAAAAGCTCACCTCCAAGGACAGATAA
- the RUFY3 gene encoding protein RUFY3 isoform X4, with translation MSALTPQSDMPTPTTDKITQAAMETIYLCKFRVSMDGEWLCLRELDDISLTPDPEPTHEDPNYLMANERMNLMNMAKLSIKGLIESALNLGRTLDSDYAPLQQFFVVMEHCLKHGLKAKKTFLGQNKSFWGPLELVEKLVPEAAEITASVKDLPGLKTPVGRGRAWLRLALMQKKLSEYMKALINRKDLLSEFYEPNALMMEEEGAIIAGLLVGLNVIDANFCMKGEDLDSQVGVIDFSMYLKDGNSTKGSEGDGQITAILDQKNYVEELNRHLSATVNNLQAKVDALEKSNTKLTEELAVANNRIITLQEEMERVKEESSYILESSRKATKDRTADGQALTEARKQLKEETQLRLDVEKELEAQIGMRQEMELAMKMLEKDVCEKQDALVALRQQLDDLRALKHELSFKLQSSDMGVKQKSELNSRLEEKTNQMAATIKQLEQRLRQAEKDRQLAQQDNRLFKQEFGDKINSLQLEVEELSRQRSQLELELRRERDRWSHSHQRSQESKKGPKNWLRQDGKLKIEEENTKLKQPLRENSILTHRSPSSTQEEQEQLSGPGHAEICQLCQQEDSRSQRKNVCKNCGGTFCEACSVHELPLPSSINPERVCNPCHQRLIQQYSSSPL, from the exons ACCCGAATTACCTGATGGCTAACGAACGCATGAACCTGATGAACATGGCCAAGCTGAGCATCAAGGGGCTGATCGAGTCGGCGCTCAACCTGGGCCGCACGCTGGACTCGGACTACGCCCCCCTGCAGCAGTTCTTCGTGGTGATGGAGCACTGCCTCAAGCACGGCCTCAAAG ccAAAAAGACTTTCCTTGGGCAAAATAAGTCATTTTGGGGACCTCTAGAATTGGTAGAAAAACTTGttcctgaggctgcagagatTACAGCAAGTGTTAAGGATCTCCCTGGGCTGAA GACACCTGTGGGCAGAGGAAGAGCTTGGCTTCGCCTGGCTCTGATGCAGAAGAAACTTTCAGAGTACATGAAAGCCTTGATTAACAGAAAGGATCTTCTCAG TGAGTTTTACGAGCCCAACGCGCTGATGATGGAAGAGGAAGGTGCCATCATTGCTGGCCTCCTCGTAGGTCTGAATGTCATCGACGCCAACTTCTGCATGAAGGGAGAGGACCTGGACTCCCAG gtcGGGGTTATCGATTTCTCCATGTATTTGAAAGATGGGAACAGCACAAAAGGCAGCGAAGG agatgGCCAGATAACTGCTATTTTGGACCAGAAGAACTATGTAGAAGAACTCAATAGACATCTAAG TGCTACAGTAAACAACCTGCAGGCCAAGGTGGATGCCTTGGAGAAATCCAACACAAAGCTGACTGAGGAG CTTGCCGTTGCCAACAACAGGATCATTACGCTGCAGGAAGAGATGGAGCGGGTTAAGGAAGAAAGCTCCTACATCCTGGAGTCCAGTCGTAAG GCCACCAAGGACAGAACTGCTGATGGGCAGGCACTGACTGAGGCACggaagcagctgaaggaggagaCTCAGCTGCGCCTG GAtgtggagaaggagctggaggcacAGATCGGGATGCggcaggagatggagctggCCATGAAGATGCTGGAGAAGGATGTCTGTGAAAAGCAGGATGCGCTGGTGGCACTCAGACAGCAGCTGGATGATCTTAGGGCTCTAAAGCATGAACTGTCTTTCAAGCTGCAG AGTTCAGACATGGGAGTGAAACAGAAGAGCGAGTTAAACAGCCgcttggaagaaaaaacaaatcagatgGCTGCCACCATCAAACAGCTGGAACAAAG ATTGCGACAGGCAGAGAAGGACCggcagctggcccagcaggaCAACCGGCTCTTCAAGCAGGAGTTTGGGGACAAAATCAACAGCCTCCAGCTGGAAGTGGAAGAGCTCTCCAGGCAGCG GAGCCAGCTAGAACTGGAGCTAAGGCGGGAAAGAGACAGATGGTCTCACAGTCACCAGCGCAgccaagaaagcaaaaaaggcCCAAAGAATTGGCTCAGACAG GATGGGAAGCTCAAAATCGAGGAAGAAAATACTAAACTGAAGCAGCCACTGAGAGAGAACAGCATCCTGACACACAG GTCACCCAGCAGCACGCAGGAAGAACAG GAGCAGCTCTCGGGGCCTGGACACGCCGAgatctgccagctctgccagcaggagGACAGCCGGAGCCAAAGAAAG AACGTCTGCAAGAACTGTGGGGGCACCTTCTGTGAAGCCTGCTCGGTGCACGAGCTGCCCCTCCCGTCCAGCATCAACCCCGAGCGCGTCTGCAACCCCTGCCACCAGCGGCTCATCCAGCAGTATTCCAGCAGCCCCTTGTAG
- the GRSF1 gene encoding G-rich sequence factor 1, with protein MAVAAARRALSALLLGRGPALPPALRLARPALAPLLAPAPAPLRAALRAYSQVTDAPSHEGRLSEQEPASPKAEGDAVYLVRAQGFPFSCTEEDVLTFFDSCRIRNGENGVHFLLNRDGRRRGDALIELESKADVQRALEKHLRYMGPRYVKVFEVHDSDVEGLMRSLRDESQAMSDGVVLLRGLPFTSTEEDIADFFSGLKITDIAFLYRGDRRTGEAFVQFATPEMAAKALLRHREYMGSRYIEVYVSRKQQMQRHMPYSKQVMAYSKARREYESISEDRGWRDTGGSCAEGEPKLCREGAESSRNVLESENAPEQHFVHMRGFPAQASAQDIINFFAPLRPTRILVEYNSHGDATGEVDVHFESHEDTVAAMAKEGSQMEGCAIELLLKEHPRGKENC; from the exons ATGGCCGTGGCTGCCGCCCGCCGCGCTCTGTCCGCGCTGCTGCTGGGCCGGGGCCCGGCGCTGCCGCCCGCGCTGCGCCTGGCCCGGCCCGCCCTGGCCCCGCTCctggccccggccccggccccgctccgcgccGCCCTCCGCGCTTACAGCCAG GTGACAGATGCTCCGTCCCACGAAGGTCGCCTCTCCGAGCAGGAGCCCGCCTCACCCAAGGCGGAAGGCGACGCTGTCTACCTCGTCAGGGCACAAGGATTCCCGTTCTCGTGCACCGAGGAAGATGTCCTTACCTTCTTTGATA GCTGTAGAATTCGGAATGGTGAGAACGGGGTACACTTCCTCTTAAACAGGGATGGGAGGCGCAGGGGGGATGCCTTGATCGAGCTGGAGTCCAAGGCAGATGTCCAGAGAGCCCTGGAAAAGCACCTGAGGTACATGGGCCCACGCTACGTGAAAG TGTTTGAAGTCCACGACAGCGATGTGGAGGGCCTGATGCGGAGCCTGCGGGACGAGTCGCAGGCCATGAGCGATGGAGTTGTGCTGCTCCGAGGCCTCCCCTTCACCTCCACCGAGGAGGACATTGCAGATTTCTTCTCAG GTCTGAAAATAACAGACATAGCTTTCCTTTACCGGGGAGACAGAAGAACGGGAGAAGCTTTCGTGCAGTTTGCGACTCCTGAAATGGCAGCCAAGGCCCTGCTACGGCACAGGGAATACATGGGAAGTAG GTACATAGAAGTGTACgtgagcagaaagcagcagatgcAAAGGCACATGCCCTACAGCAAGCAGGTGATGGCCTATTCCAAAGCCAGAAGAGAGTATGAATCCATCTCTGAAGACAGGGGCTGGAGAGACACCGGAGGCTCCTGTGCCGAAGGAGAACCCA AActgtgcagggaaggagcagaaagcTCCAGGAACGTTTTAGAGTCTGAGAACGCCCCAGAACAGCATTTTGTCCACATGAGGGGTTTTCCTGCCCAGGCCAGCGCCCAGGACATAATAAAT TTTTTCGCTCCACTGAGGCCCACCAGGATCTTGGTGGAATACAACTCCCACGGAGATGCCACGGGAGAGGTGGATGTGCACTTTGAGAGCCACGAGGACACGGTTGCAGCGATGGCCAAGGAGGGGTCACAGATGG aggGCTGTGCCATCGAATTGCTCCTGAAGGAACATCCAAGGGGAAAGGAGAACTGCTAG